Genomic segment of Cryomorphaceae bacterium:
CGCAAGGCCCGAACCGCATTCGGGGCCATAGAATTTGGTGGTAGTGAAGTACGCTTTGACCTTGACGACAACGGTAAACCCATTGGTGTGCGGGAGAAAAAGCTACAAGACACCAATCGGCTGATTGAAGACTTTATGTTGCTTGCCAATCAGCGTGTGGCCATGTTTGTAAGTCAGCGTAAACCTGACAACCCCATTCCTTTTGTGTACCGCGTGCACAACGAGCCGGACGAAGACAAGCTCACCGAACTCCGGGCATTTGCCCAACGCTTCGGTCACGAAATGAAAGCCGCTAAAAATAAAAGTGCCGCTTTTGCCATTACCGAACTACTGAGGAATGTAGCCGGTAAACCCGAAGAGAACCTGCTTCGCCACATGGCTATCCGAAGCATGGCCAAAGCCGTGTATAGCACCCAAAACATCGGACATTACGGTTTGGGCTTTCAGTTTTACACCCACTTTACTTCACCCATTCGCCGGTATCCTGATGTGATGGTGCATCGCGTGCTGGAGCGCGTGCTACAAGGTGAGTCGGGTCCGGATCAGGACACACTGGAATCGTCGTGCCGGCATTGCTCGCTGCAAGAAAGAAAAGCTTCCGAAGCCGAAAGGATGTCAATCAAGTACAAGCAGGTAGAGTTTATGATGGAGCGCGTTGGAGAGGTTTTCGAGGGTATTGTTTCGGGCCTCACCAGCTGGGGGATTTTTGTGGTGCTCAACGACAACGCCTGCGAAGGAATGATGAACCTTCAACAAATGGAAGGCGATTATTTCGTTTTTGATGAGGAGCGCTACCGTGTTGTGGGTAAGCGAACCAAAACGGTATTCGAAATTGGCGATACGGTCACCATTCGTGTAGTGCGCGGCGACCTGATTAATCTGCAATTGGATTTTGAGTGGGTTCCCTAAACCTCTACACGAGGTTGATGCGGTTATTTAACTCGTCTTTGTATGACCCCCCGATTGGAATCACTTTTTTATCGTTTTCCAGAATCAGGTTGGGTTGCTCAATGGCCGCAATTTTGTCCAGCCGCACGATAAATGAGCGATGCACGCGCACAAAGTCTTCCGATGGGAGTTTTTTCTCGATATCCTTCATCGTGGAGTGAATGGTATAGCGAGAATTGAGTGCGTTGATAACCACGTAGTCTTTTAGGGCTTCCACAAAGTAAATGTCTTCGGTTCTGAGTTTTACCAGTCGAGAGTTGGATTTCACAAAAATAAAGTCCTTGCTGTCTTTGTTCTCCACGATAGAGTAGAGCATGTCGCGCTCTTTCCGCACTTCGCTTTCCCGCTTGTGCTTATAGATGGCCATCTCAATAGACGTGTGAATATCAATTTCCTTGAATGGCTTGATGATATACCCGCACGGTTCGGTTACTTTAGCCCTCGCGAGGGTTCCTTCGTCAGCGTAGGCAGTGAGATAGATTACCGGGATATTTAGCTCGCCCCGGATCTGGTCTGCTGCTTCTATACCGTTCATGTCGCCTTTCAGCATGATGTCCATCAAAACAATATCAGGCATGTTTTCACGGGCAAGCTCAATGGCCTTCTCGCCCGTAGATGCAGCTCCTACTACATTATATCCCAGTTTTTTGAGGCTCTGTTGAATGTCTTTTGACACGATGCTTTCGTCCTCAACCACCAATACGTTTGTCTTAGCCATGGCTCAGTGTTCGTTCGTTTACTTTTTCAAATGTAATGAAATATTCCGTTCCCTCGCCCGGCTTTGAACGGAAGCTTACCTCTCCGTCCAGCTGCTCAATAAGCGTAAAAACCAACTGCAGTCCGAGCGTATCTGTATCTTCAAAGTTAAAATCTTCTGTTACACCCACCCCGTTATCACTCACCCCCAGTTTCACCTTGCCGTTCTCTTCGCGGATTGAAAGTTTGAGAATCCCTTTCTGTCCATTAGGAAATGCATATTTCAATGCATTAGAAACCAGCTCATTAACAATAAGCCCGCAAGGTATTGCCTGATCAAGGTTTAGAAAAACCCTTTCGAAATTGGTCTTGAGCTGAAGGAGTTGTTGACCAACACTGTAAGAATGAACCAGGTTCTTGGTCAGGCTCATGATGTAATCAGAGAAATCAATGGAGCTGAAGTCGCTGGTTTGGTATAGGCTTTCGTGGATAAAGGACATTGACTTGATACGATTCTGGCTTTCCCTCAGTATGCTCAGCGTGTTCTCGTCTTTTACGTACGATGACTGGAGGTTGAGAATGCTTGAAATAACCTGCAGATTGTTCTTTACCCTGTGATGCACTTCCTGAAGCAGTATTTCCTTTTCGTGCAAGGACTCGCGCATTTGCTTTTCAATGCGCTTTTTATCGGTAATCTCATGGGCCATGCACGATAACTCGCTTACTGTACCGTCCTCTTTCCTGATGGGATTGAGAAAGGTCTCAATGTAAAAGGTTTCCTTTTTGTTAATTTTCAACATTCCTTCAAAGCGATTGGATTTACCTGCCAGTGCTTCGCCATAAAGCTGTTTCATGCCGGCTTGCAAATCCTTTCTCACATAGGGTTTGATTTTCTCCATGAAATTATCGCCAATATGAATTTCAAGACCTAGGTTCTTGTGCATTAAAAGCCCGAAATTGGTATTGTATGATGTGACCCTGAACTTGTGGTCGAGGGTCCATATCATCATGGCCGAAGAGTTGAAAATGGACCCTATTTTAGCCGTTTGCTCCTTAATTTTTACTTCAGCCTGCTTCTTGTAGGTTACCGAATGGGCAATGCCACTCAATTCTACCACCTCATTTTTTTCGTTCCGAATCGGGTTGAGAAAGACGTCATACCATTCTTGCTTCTTGTCGTTATCCAGAAAATGACATTCAAATTGCTGTGATTCGCCTGATGAAGCACAATCGTGGTACTTACCTTTCCAAAAAGCTCTTTCAGTTTTACTCATTTGACTGCCGAGTCCGTTAAAAACCTCTCCATATCGCAACTCCTGCCCTGTAAGTTTTTTTACTACCGCGGCAAACCTGTTGTTATAGGAAGTCACTCTTCCTTTTAAATCCTGCGACCAAATCAGATAATGGCTGCTTTGAAAGATAGAACGAATTTTTGCTGCTTGTGCTTCTGCCTCGGCCTGTGCAATTTTTTTGTCTGTTATGTCCAGTATAAGCTCTCTGGAGCCCATATAAACACCTTTTTCAAATACCGGTGATGAATTGACCTGTACAAATCTGGTTTTGCCCTTGTGGTCCACCAACTCAAATTCAAGGTTATTGATAGACAACCCTTTGTTAAGATATGCTTCGCGTTGTTCGCGCACTGTTTTTCGCTGACCGCGTTTTACCATTTGCAGCAGATTCAAATTTTCTGCTTGAGATGATTTTGCAGCCAGAAGCTTTAGTGCTGCTTTATTCCAGTACTTTAAGTTGCCTTTAGGATCAATCATCAGATAGGCATCCGACATGTTATCAAATAGGTCGCGATAGAGTTCTTCGCGGTAACGCAGGTTCTCGGCAGCTTCCTTTTCCTTGCTGATATCGCGCGATACACCCATGGATCCGAGGTATTTTCCATCTTTAGAATGCAGACGTGAAGCTGAAAGGAAGGCTATAAAAACTTCACCGCTTTTTCGCTTGTTGCGAACCTCCATGGCTATGCTTTTTTGCCCGGCCAGGGTTTTACGCACTCTTCTGTATTCAAGTTTGTCAGCAAAAAGCATTTCAGTTGTGGTACCCAAAACATCTGAGCGCTTGTAGCCAAATTGTTTCTCTGCCGCTTTATTGAACACACTTATTTTGCCGTTTTCGTCTTCGGCAATAATCATATCCATCGAGCTCTCAATCACTGCTTCATTAAAGTTACGCGACGCTTCCAGTTCGCGCTGGGTCACTTTGTGCTCTCTTATCTCGTGCTTTAGAATCTGATTAATTTCTTCTGCCAGTTGAGCACGCATGCGTTCATGAATCCAATGCTTGCGCTTAGAAAGGTTGCTCAAAATTGTGAGCTGAAATTTTCTGCCCCCCACATTCACATGTACCGTCCGTTCTTCAAGATAAATGGTTTCACCATCCGGATCAATCATCGAAAACTCGTGTACTTCGGGTAATTTTCCTTTTTTCCATTCCTCGAGGCGCAATTTCATCGTTTCTCTAACGTTCTCAGGAAACAGGGCTTGAAATTGTCTTCCTACCACTTCAGCTTTTGATTCCAATCCCATCAACCACGCCGTAGAATCATTGATAAGCACTATCCGTCCTTTTTCGTGTACAATAACACCATCGGGTAAAAAATCCATCCACCCCAATTGAGAGAGAGGAACGTTGAAGTAAGGAGTTCCGGGTATAACAGCATGAAATTGAGCTACAATTAACCCTTGTTCGGAATGGAGAGGCGTGAAAGCAACTTGCAATTCGCTGGCAAGTGCATTACAATCTGCCTTTGCCTGCCGCAAGGTCATTCCCTGTTTTTCAATTTCCTCTTTGATTGATGAAAAGGACTTTCCTTTACAAAACTGAATATTTATCAGCCTTTTAGATTTTTCAATATCGCCTTTCTCGGTAAGAAGAAAAGCAGCACTTTCAGAAATCCATATGACTGTTTGCCGGGCACAATCCAACAATGCCACAGGAATATTGGCCTTTTTCCAATGGCTGATGATATCGTTGTGGCTTAGACTGATCATTTCACATCAGTTTTCAATATCTCCGCCTTCAAGCAGTCCCTCTGCATCACCCTTTTGGACTTTGGTTCCGTTTATCTTGTATTCCAACCCGTTGCGGTATTTTATCGTGAGTTGCAGCATTCCTTCTTCGTTAAACGTTTTCCAGGTACCCACACGCAATCCGCTTTTGTACTTTCCTTCCTGCTTCAGCTGCCCATTCGGAAAAAAGTGACGGTGTCTTCCTGTTTCCAACCCCATGGCATATTCTCCTTCAAACCTTGTTTTGCCATCAAAGTAAAGGTATTTCCACACGCCGTGACGCTCACCATCCAAATAACTACCCCGTGCTTCATGTTCTCCCAATTTGTAATACCACTCCCCTTCTTTGCTGCCGTTGGAGTATTCACCTTCGGTAATTACTTCTCCCTCTGCATTGTATTCTACCGATTCTCCGTCCTCGTAGCCCCTGCGGTAATACTCTTTCCGCAGTACCGATCCATTTTCGTAGTACCAAATCCACTGTTTGTGCGGCTCTCCCTCTATATAAGAACCTTTTTGCAGAATCTGTCCTGATGGGTAGTAAAAAACCCAATCACCATCGCGTTTTGAATCCACATAACTGCCCTCAGACTTTATTTCCCCATCCGGATAGTAGTGGGTCCAGTACCCCTGGTAATAACCCGCCCTGTCTACAATACCTTTTCCTATTTTAACATCGTTGCTGTACATTACGCCATCTATAATGTCCCCACCGCTATCATAAATCCTGTGAATACCTTCTTTTCTTCCTTCCTTGTTGTAACCACCTGTTGAGCGAATGCTTCCATCGGGATAGTATGTGTTCTGTATATCAAGAACTTTTACTTCATCTGCATCCTCAACCAACATTCCGTTCTCGTATTTTTCGAGCGATAACAAGTTGCTTCTTCTGTCGAATGTCTTAAAAATACCATGTCTCAGGCCATTGGTGTAGGTGCCATCTACGGCAATATTGCCATTGGGATGGTAATCTACCCATCGCCCTGTTTTGCGACCTTCAGTATCGTATCTGTTAATAGTTTCCTGCCGGGTAACGAAACCGTTTTCATACCTGATTAGGGTGATGATTCTACCGTCCTTTCCATACTCAAAAGCAGGCCCCTGCTCTTTTCCAGCGTCAAAATCCACTTTTTTTCGCACTTCTCCGGTTTCGTAAAAAAACAGTGTTTCCCCCTGCCTGACGTCGCGTTCGTATTGAGCTACTTCTTTAACATTACCCTCGGGGTCATACCAGATTGTTTCACCGTGCCGTTTCCCTTCGCTGTATTTGATAGCACTCGTTTTGATACCCTCATGGTTGAAAAAAACCCATGTGCTGTCCAGCTCAAAGTTGGTTCTTTTGCCCTTGGATTTAATCGTGCCATCTGGATAGTATGTTTTCCAAAAACCATCAGGCTTACCATCTATCATCATGCCCTCACTGGAAACATTTCCGTTGGGATGGAAGAACTGCTCAAAGACTCCTTCCTGAGCCTGGGTTTTATTCATCCACAGCATACAACTTAAAAGAAGGAAATTTGAAAAAACCTTTCTTGTAGTTATTAGGCTGTGAAATGTGTTCATAAGTGTTGTTGCTTTTGATTGTTTTATGAGTTATGAGCGTTTAA
This window contains:
- a CDS encoding DNA-binding response regulator, giving the protein MAKTNVLVVEDESIVSKDIQQSLKKLGYNVVGAASTGEKAIELARENMPDIVLMDIMLKGDMNGIEAADQIRGELNIPVIYLTAYADEGTLARAKVTEPCGYIIKPFKEIDIHTSIEMAIYKHKRESEVRKERDMLYSIVENKDSKDFIFVKSNSRLVKLRTEDIYFVEALKDYVVINALNSRYTIHSTMKDIEKKLPSEDFVRVHRSFIVRLDKIAAIEQPNLILENDKKVIPIGGSYKDELNNRINLV
- a CDS encoding PAS domain S-box protein, which codes for MISLSHNDIISHWKKANIPVALLDCARQTVIWISESAAFLLTEKGDIEKSKRLINIQFCKGKSFSSIKEEIEKQGMTLRQAKADCNALASELQVAFTPLHSEQGLIVAQFHAVIPGTPYFNVPLSQLGWMDFLPDGVIVHEKGRIVLINDSTAWLMGLESKAEVVGRQFQALFPENVRETMKLRLEEWKKGKLPEVHEFSMIDPDGETIYLEERTVHVNVGGRKFQLTILSNLSKRKHWIHERMRAQLAEEINQILKHEIREHKVTQRELEASRNFNEAVIESSMDMIIAEDENGKISVFNKAAEKQFGYKRSDVLGTTTEMLFADKLEYRRVRKTLAGQKSIAMEVRNKRKSGEVFIAFLSASRLHSKDGKYLGSMGVSRDISKEKEAAENLRYREELYRDLFDNMSDAYLMIDPKGNLKYWNKAALKLLAAKSSQAENLNLLQMVKRGQRKTVREQREAYLNKGLSINNLEFELVDHKGKTRFVQVNSSPVFEKGVYMGSRELILDITDKKIAQAEAEAQAAKIRSIFQSSHYLIWSQDLKGRVTSYNNRFAAVVKKLTGQELRYGEVFNGLGSQMSKTERAFWKGKYHDCASSGESQQFECHFLDNDKKQEWYDVFLNPIRNEKNEVVELSGIAHSVTYKKQAEVKIKEQTAKIGSIFNSSAMMIWTLDHKFRVTSYNTNFGLLMHKNLGLEIHIGDNFMEKIKPYVRKDLQAGMKQLYGEALAGKSNRFEGMLKINKKETFYIETFLNPIRKEDGTVSELSCMAHEITDKKRIEKQMRESLHEKEILLQEVHHRVKNNLQVISSILNLQSSYVKDENTLSILRESQNRIKSMSFIHESLYQTSDFSSIDFSDYIMSLTKNLVHSYSVGQQLLQLKTNFERVFLNLDQAIPCGLIVNELVSNALKYAFPNGQKGILKLSIREENGKVKLGVSDNGVGVTEDFNFEDTDTLGLQLVFTLIEQLDGEVSFRSKPGEGTEYFITFEKVNERTLSHG